The genomic region TAATAgctaaaagttttaaaatgcttattgATTAATTTTTGAAGCGAGACGTTTCTGATTCTGCAAAGGTGACCTGTCCTCATTCTTTGAGGAGGAGTTTCTTCTTCTGTATGCCTCTCTTGCTAGTTTAGCTTTCACTAGTTCTTGGAATGTCATCTcagttttctgcttaaaataatacatattcaAAAGCATGTTAGCCATTTAGTATAATACTTCTAACTTCTGTATGCATTAGTAAAATTGAAGAGGCACTGCTAGATTTGTCCTTAATCTCTGCTGCATGTAGTGTAGCTATAAACTTAATTCACTTTGTATTTAATGGTCAATTCAAATCTAAAACTTGTTATGTATCTAGAATAAGCTGTGCTTGCTTTCATGAAGTAATCTTAGGGACACTGCAGTGATGTGGCAGGGACACTGCAAAGATGTTCATGAAGTGGGAGACCTTCACAGCTTGGGTGTATTGCTTCTTCATCCATAGTCAGCCTCCTGCAAGAGTGGAAGGGGGAAGATTAAGCTGCTGTGATAGAAACAAAGGGAATAAAGGTAAGCACAAGTAAAATGGTGTTGATTATTAGGTAAGACAGTTATATCTGGAAAAGAACCAGGCAAGTGCGTGCAAGAGGATCTAACCCTGTGGCTGCAGTTTCACAGGCTTGACAGCTCTGCCGCTCTTGCTCTTGTGCCTCATTTTGCTCCATCCTTTCCCTCCAAGCCAAGTATTTGGGTTATACAAAAAAGCAGTCAAAACACAgatctgttttccctttctgcttaGGTTAGTTCTAATCAAGATTAATTTCCTGACCTGACACTACAGCAGGAAATCAGTGCAATGGAGGGGCAGTCCCTGGGGAGGACAGAACTGTGTCTTTCAGTGGCAATGGTGTCTTGTCTCTGTAAAACTGTAGCCTTATACTGAGTGAGCGGAGAAGAGAAAGTCAGCAGGTATTGTACGACCTGCTGGAAATGAGCCATTCTGCTGGCTCAGCTCAGAGTTCCCTCTTTTCTCAACATGTGAGCCCTTTGAAAATAACCAGACACAGGCATAAACTCATGGGTTGCAGCAAAACATTGCTGGGCAGTGACACTGCAGTCACATCTCTGTGATGAAGGATGGAAAAAACTCATTTGTCTTTAGACAGAAGAACCACCTTACCTCctattgactttttttaaagaacagaatctGTTTTGTAGCATGTATGTACTTTCAAATCTATAGCGTATGTAAGTTGAAATGTACATTTCACTCAATATGCAAAAGGTATTCAGAGCCAGGGCCTTTCACATTTGGTGTGAGTCTTCCATGACGATGCTGAGGCTTTGACTGAGGCTCAAGCATGTCCGTGGCTGGTTGTCCCTATGTTCAGAGCAATCATTTGAGGCTATGAGCTTCATCCTGCCAAGTTTTTAACAGGCCAGCAAACTCTGATGGCTGGCAAACCCCCGCCAAAAACTGCAGTGACTTATTTCTTGTCACTGGTGAAACGGTGATGAACAGTGCGGGGGGGGAGGGATGCAGCAACGCTGGCAGCAGCTGCCGGGCAGTTTGAGCCCAACAGCTGCCTGTGGGCCGAGTGGGCTTTTcattaaatctttgcaggatattttcctttttttcctttccccccaccccccctttttttcctttccttttttcctttttattttttccccttttccccttttttctttttcttttgcttctcccccccttctcccccccttctcccccccttctcccccccttctcccccccttctcccccccttctcccccccttctcccccccttttttttttctttcccttttttcccccttcctgtcCTGTTTTAACCAACAAGGTTTTCCGCCCCAAAGCAGCTCGAGCCCTCAGCGAGGGCCGCTGTAGGGCGCGGCGGGCGGTAGCGCCGGGACCCGgccggcggggcagcgccggggcggtGCCGCGGGGGCTGAGGGCGGAGCGGCCCCggaccctccccggggcggctccgcggcggcggaGGGAGCCGCGCCGAGCCCAGCGGATCCGCGTtgcctgcttccctccctccGTCCGTCCTCCCCGCGGCCTCGGGATGTCGTCGGGCGGCAGCCTGAGCACCATGCAGCGGCTGGTggagcagctgaagctggaggcGGCCGTGGAGAGGATCAAGGTGAGCCGGGGCGCGGGGTGCCGGGCCGccggggaggcaggagggggttGCTTCTCcctgcgcggcggggcgggggaggcgaGCCGCTCCTGCCATTGCTTTGCCGTTTGTCCGCGTCGCCCGCCCTGGGAGCGAGTCCGGGGGGAAGGGGGCGAGGGGGGCGAGTGCCCTGGGGGGGGCTTCGAGCCCCGGCTCCCGGTCTCGCCGGCGCGGCGGAGCGAGTGCCGTTTCCCGGTGGAAGGAGCTGCGATAAATAATACGGCAGCACCTCATTAATTCTGCACAAGCAAGCATGATAATCGAGAGCAGTTCCTCACAGCTGAGCCAGCCGACTTCCCCCCGCTTCCGAGCGCTGGCAGGATTTGCAGGCAGAGGCGGTGTGTTTTTGTACCAGCTGACACACTTGGGGAGAGCAGGCAATTTTCTACGCACGCATGAACCTTCTCCTGCTTGCAGATTTCCAGACAAAGACAGGCTGGTGAGGCGGTCCTGTCATCTGCTAGCTCCTAAGGTTtggttctttggggtttttttgtgggggtttttttttggctctggCAGCCCAAATTCGCCCGTGGAGACCTGCCCAAGACAGCTCTTGGTTCCCAGCAGGTGGGGGGGGTCCACAACTGCTTTGCGAAAACGACTCTTCCCAGCCACGCGCAAAATCCAGCATAGGCTGTGAAGTGATGAAGGTCAAATTAATTTGTATCCTGcactttcctcttctctcatcACCTCCATGCATTCGCCATTTTTCTCTGGCCAGTCACAAAACACCAGCTTCCTTTGTCTGATGATAGTGCCAGTATATTGAGTGGCAGGAACTTAGCTAattgatataaaaataatttagaatacCTTTTCTTGCTATTCCTGTCCTGGGCTGGTGAAAATTTGAAGTGCCCGTTGCAAGGTGAAACCACTATGGCTTTTGGACATCATCCTGATCAATTTGTTAATGTTACTAAATTTTATTAGCAGATACTGAGTCAGCGGATGTTTTATTCACTAAAAGTGACTGTAGTTTATCACTGCAATGATGTGTGGGAATCTGTGAGAAACAGCACGATGCAGAGTAGAAATGTAGGCCCTTGTGGCAAGAGGGATATTGTCTAACGCAGAAATGATTGACCaaacatttctgttgctttatACCACCAGCAATAGCCTGCATCTCTGTTCCCACTCATTTTGAGGCATATACCCCCTCCCCGCTTTtttgggggcggggagggggtaTAAAAGAGTTCGTAATTTATTGGAGGTTACTTTGTGGCGGTAAGGTATTCTGGAGCTGGACTTCTCAAGGCTACGTATTTATTATGGGCTTGCTTGTACTGCAGGGAGGCTTGGCCTTGGTAAGACCTCACTCTCATCTTTCTTGCAGCATTGTGCACAGCAGTCTCTTTCCAGGTCTGCTGTTCTAGGAACCTGTTCCTGTCTCTTTATAATCACAAGTGAAATGATGCATGATTAAAAATGTGTCTTATAAAAAGCGTCATCTAGGGTTTCTTGGCACGCAGTGTAACAACAACAGTGAGGAATATATTCAGCTGGTGAAAAAACACTTGGATCAGTTTTAGCAAACAATGATATAGGAGAAAATGTTGTTCTGGCTACTTTGAATAGACAATGTGTTTTCAGAAGGAAGCTGGATaggaaaggatttttaaaaatacatcccaTACTGTAAAGTTCCAATGGTGATTTTGTTTACCCCACCAGCTAAAAAAGCAGACAggaacagtattttcagaaagaggaaacaaagtaGGAAAGAAGTACCCACACATATCTTGCACGCAGAAGGCTGCCGCAGGAGTGTGTTTGTCCTGTGATGAAATATGGCAGAAACCCTTGTACTTTCTGTGTGAACTGAAGGAGTGAAGAATGTTACAGGGGCATAGGTAGGGCTAAGAGTAGGCAGATCTGTCCTAGAACAACCGTCTGCTGCCGTATGGACAATTCTCACACAGATGCCAAAAATCAGGTTTGTATCTTTCCAGGAGCACCAGGATATACGTAGCTCAGTACGTGCTGCAGAGTTCAGCAGCACAGTGCAAGGAGACGCAGTGAGGAACTGCTAACTGTGCTGTGCTCCTAGGGCAAGCCATGTCTTGAATGACTCTCTGCTCATTTTCCCAGGAAAAAGCTCCACGAAGCCTTGGCCTGATCGGTGTTGGCAAGTGGCACCTCTGCCTGACAGCATGTGGTGCATAGTCGGGTACCAGCAAGGGGTCGGCACTGTGGTTGAGGCAAGGGTGCTAATGCTGCACGGGGTCCAaggggctgggcaggctgggagACCTTTGCCGCCTCCAGAAGGAGGTCGTCCTCGAGGAAAGGAGGAGTGACAAAACCCACTGAATAGCAGGGATCCTTGGTGCGGATGCTCCTCCCTGTACTCTGCCCAAGAGAACCTGGGAGGCTGTGGGAAAATGCTTCTCTTAACAACTCCCTGAAATGCTGACAGCTGCCGGGTAAATTCGGGCAGTTACCAGGATGAGTGTCCTGGAGGAGAGTTTGGAGGCAGTGAACAGGACAGCAAGCAAAACAGCAGACGAAAGCGTGCACTAGGCCAGATTTCCCATGTGCTTCCAGGTGCTGTTAGATGGGATGGCCCAGAACCAAAAGCCCATCAGGGCTCCTGGGTGGCCCCTTCAATCAGGAGGCTGGGAAGCGTGGATAGACCTTCCGGCTATTGTCTCGTCCCTCCGCTGGCAACACTGCAAAGTTGTGtaggaagaaaaatcagtatttcaggaCTCCTGTAATGAAGTCAGAGGTGAGGTCAGAGGGGAACTTGTATTCCCACCGATACACtcagtatttccttttctaaaaaatgTAGCAGGCCACATGGATTTTGACAGTTCCCTGCAGCTGTTGCCAATGCATGTCTGAGAAATTGGGAATTCCCCTAcgttttccttcaaaaatacagGTACAAGACTGACCTGCTATCCACAGGGAGAGCAGGGGAGTTCAGTGCTGGAGGCGTCTTGCCTTTGGGTTCCTGGGCTTGTTCTGCAGCTGGGGACTGTCCTCTTTGGGGGCCAGAGTGTGGATTTGAAGCTCGCACTCCACTGCCAGGGGAAGGTGGCAATTTGGACTTAAAAAGCTTTTCATCCTCatctttttgctttcattccttGTTATGCTCTGTGTTGCTTAACAGTTTGGAAATGAAAATCCTTTTTATAAATTATCTGAGGATATAAGAGTTCAAATATAAACCTGAAAATGGTACAGTAGATTGGAAAATATTGTGGTCACAGCCCTGTGCATTTTAATGAGGACAAATTCCATCGCACTTACACCTCAGTCCTCTACACTCCTCTGGCTCATAACTGGCATAATATTTCACGCGTGTTTCATTGGAACTTTGTAAAAGTGCATCTGTGCTGATTTACTTGGTGTTTTAGAATCCAAGAGCTGACTTGGCTGCTCTCCAGCACTGTTTGATAATGGTTCTTCAAGAGGAAATGCCTAATAGATGCTTGTGAATGAATTAGTTTCCTGTccggatttgtttttctttttcctttacacaGGTCTCTCAGGCAGCTGCAGAACTCCAGCAGTACTGTATGCAAAATGCCTGCAAAGATGCCTTGCTTGTTGGGGTTCCTGCGGGGAGCAATCCTTTTCGAGAACCCCGATCCTGTGCTCTACTCTGAAATCAGGTAATAAAGTCACAGATACCTCAACAACAACTCTGATTTGAAACTCAACCCCTAGGAGGGACAAGGGCACATGGTGATAGTTGTCTGAATGTCAAGTTATTGGTAGCGAAGTGTTCATCACTTCCCTGCTGGCTCtacaaattgttttctgtttcttttaggtGTGGCAATTGAAGCATGTCTCTTTCCTACAGGTCTTTCTAGAGGTGTTTTGTTTatgagttgtttttttgtttggttggtcaGTTTTTGTGTTTGAGCAGCTCTAGGGTCATTAGCAGcatccaaaataataaaaactgtcCAGGACACACAGCTGTGTGTGGCAGCCAGACATAAAAAACAGTCACATACCCAGCTTGAAGAAGTAAGACAAAGCCATGGCAATTGCATGTGTTCTGATGACTAGCTCAGAGCTTAAGCAAGAAccttgttaaaatacattttgtcttcaACGTCATATTGCAGTTCATCTGGCTGCGTCTGTCCTTAGGCTCTTTTCTGTTGTCACTGTTGGTATAGCACCAAAAGCAGTggaagcagagaggagctgaGGCAATCTGTAATCACATCCTTCGTAACCTTTTTCAGCACAGGTCTAAAGGATGAGATGCTCCCTAAACTCCATCTGCCTTAGCGCTCTGCATTGCTTGTACCTGCGTAACACCTGCAGGGTTGGTGGGTGACCGTCCAGCGTTGGCGGATCTTTGGGATCCAGTGCCACGATTCCCACTCTTGTCTCTCCCATCTGTCACAGAGATTTCAGTGATTGCAGCAGGAGGATGAAAGGCCATGTGTGCTAGTAGTCTTGGACAGGATCACACCATAACTTTTGTTGGAATGATCTTATTTCTTCTGCATGACAAACAAACATGGAAGTAGGATATTCAGAAGGGGTTActcttcttcaaaagaaaaaataaaaatagttcctgctaaagagctgaaaaaactacagagagaggaagaaccactgaattctgttctttctttgaGAGTGCTAtcaaagtgaaaatgaatgttttctttaagGGCAGAATTTAAACTAGAACATAAAGTACTTGTAAAAtcttccccttcctgctgccAGGGTTCCTGAGCTTGCAGTTGTGCTTGTGCCTCATCAATAGCGCAGTTTTGATTGTTGCTACATAGGTTTGACAAAACAGGATTGAacctgaagagagagagagaacaactGAGCATGAGATGCTCTTCTGGAAAAACTTCGAGGGGGGGAAAGCACAAGCAGAAGATTCTCTTAATTTAGGTGCTACCCGTAATTCTTCCTGCAAATGACATAAAATTGATAGTGACTGTTGCA from Aptenodytes patagonicus chromosome Z, bAptPat1.pri.cur, whole genome shotgun sequence harbors:
- the GNG10 gene encoding guanine nucleotide-binding protein G(I)/G(S)/G(O) subunit gamma-10; this translates as MSSGGSLSTMQRLVEQLKLEAAVERIKVSQAAAELQQYCMQNACKDALLVGVPAGSNPFREPRSCALL